The segment AAACATTTATTTTACTTAATCCCTTCATTAAATGTCTTGGATATGCAACTTCCTTGCTATAGTTATTTTTAGGGTCTATAACCATTATGGATAGATCTTCTTGAACATATAAATCTTTACACCTTATATCAAGCCTTGTAAATCCTAATTTTTTAAATTCTTTTATTAACTTTATTAAGTTAGAACTAATTTTTCTATCTAGTCCATGTTTTTTTATATAAGAATCTAATCTTTTTCCTTTAACATAATCCCTTATTATATAATATTTTCCATAAGAATGTACTTTGGGAAAATACTTGCTCTTATAAGCTTTTTTCAATATAAAATACTCATCATCACATACTTTAGGATCTATGAATATCTTTATTATTTTTCCATCAGGTAACATGTAAATTATTCCATTATGCCCTTTCCCTATGTACTTCGCTTTTTTTAACATGCACTCTACTTTTTCATCAAGGTCTATATAATACTCCTTTATTTTACTCATATTTTACCCCTCTTTTATGCTCTTCAATAATAATATGCAAGAATATTATTGTTTATTCTAAAAATAACTTCTTTTTTAAATAATTTTTATGAATCCTTACGAATCCTTATAAAAATTTAAAGGATTAATTATACTTTTATTGAATTTATTATCTATAACATATTTAGAAGGGAGACTTTTTAATGTCTGAGTTACTTGCAATTCAGTGGGATGATAAAGATGAAATCCTCACCCTACTTGATCAAAGAAAACTACCAAATCATATAGAGTACATAAAATATAAAGATGGCGATAGTATATACTCTGCCATTAAAGATATGATTGTTAGAGGTGCTCCTGCCATAGGAGTTACTGCAGCTTACGGATTATACCTAGGAATAAAAGATGCTCCTTTGGAAAAAACAGCTTTTTTTAAAGTTCTTAAAGAAAAAGCAAATTATATAAATAGCAGTAGACCTACTGCTGTAAATTTATCTTGGGCATTAAAAAGAATGATAAAAAAGCAGAAGAATTCAAAGACAAATCTCCTAAAGAAATAAAATTAATTTTAAAAGAAGAGGCAAGAAAAATACACTTAGAAGATATAGAGATTTGTAAAAACATTGGTGAAAATCTATTAACTCTTTTAAAAGATGGTATGGGAATTTTAACTCACTGTAATGCTGGGCAACTGGCCACCTCAAAATACGGCACTGCAACTGCACCTATGTATTTGGCAAAAGAAAAAGGTTGGAGTTTTAAAGTGTACTCAGATGAAACACGTCCAAGACTTCAAGGCTCAACATTAACAGCCCTTGAGCTTAATATGGCAAATATAGATGTAACCACTATAACAGATAATATGGCAGCAGTAGTTATGAGGGAAGGAAAAATAAATGCAGTTATTGTTGGCTGCGATAGAATTGCAGCTAATGGTGATACCGCAAACAAAATAGGCACCTTTGGAGTTTCCATTTTAGCAAAATATTTTAATATACCTATGTATATTGCAGCTCCAACTCCAAGTATAGATATGTCTACCAAAGAAGGGAAATACATCCCTATAGAAGAAAGGGATTCAAAAGAGGTTACTTGTAGGTTTGGAGTATGGACAGCTCCTAAAAATGTTAAAGTATACAATCCTTCCTTTGATGTAACTCCTAGTGAAAATATAACTGCTATAGTTACAGAAAAAGGAATTGTTTACCCTCCTTTTAAAGAAAACTTAAAAAAGCTTTTTATTGAAAAATAAATATATGATAAAACTAAACTAATATAAATAAAGAGAGATTTTTGCTTCATATTTCTGCAAAAATCTCTCTTATATTATGAAAATAGTATACTATCGCTAACAGAATTTCCTGATTGCTGAAATTTCTTAAGCAAGATATCTGAGGTTAGATTTTTCTTTTCTTCACCACTTATATCCATAGCAATCTTTCCTTTATGAATCATAATAAGCCTATTTCCAGTTTTTATTGCATTTTTTAAATTGTGGGTAACCATTAAAGTAGTTATTTCATTTTTATCTACTACATCACAAGTTAAATCATTAATTACCTCTGAGGTTTTTGGATCTAATGCTGCTGTGTGTTCGTCTAAAAGCAAAAGCTTTGGCTTTGTCATAACTGCCATTAAAAGCGATAAAGCTTGTCTTTGCCCCCAGATAAAAGCCCAGCTTTTGTGTATAATTTATCTTCTAACCCCATATCTACTTTTTTAAGCTTTTCTTTAAATATATCAATATAACTTTTCTTAAGTGCAAAAGTTAATCCAAATTTATTTCCTTTGTTATAGGCTATAGACATATTCTCTAATATTGTCATATTAGGTGACACGCCAAAAGATGGATTTTGAAATACTCTTCCTATATATCTTGTACGCTTATATTCAGGCAGCTTTAAAAGCTCTAGATTACTTAAATTTATCTTACCTCCATCTGACAATAAACTTCCCGATATTATATTTAAAAGAGAGGATTTTCCTGCTCCATTGCTTCCTATTATGCTAACAAATTCCCCTTTTTTAACTTCTAAATTAAAATCCTCAAAAAGAATATTTTCATTTATAGTATTTTTATTAAATACTTTGTACAGATTTTTTATTTGAAGCAATTCTGTCACCACCCTTTTTTAAGCATAGTTTTCCCTTTAAATTAAATTTTTTGTTACTAAGTGATAGTGAAATAACAACAATAACTGCTGTTATAAGTTTTAAATCTGTAGCAGGAAGTCCCAGCCTTAAAGCTATTGCAATAGATCCTTTATACAAAATAGCTCCAAATAATGCCATAGTACTACCCTTCACAAAACTTAATTGTCCTAAAAGAGATTCCCCCATAATAACCGCTGCAAGTCCCATAACTACAATTCCTGTCCCCATACCTACATCAGCAAATCCTTGATACTGGGAAAAAATTGCTCCAGAAAAAGCTACCAAAGCATTTGAAAACATAAGCCCTATTATCTTTATAACATTCTTATTTACCCCAAGAGAAGTTACTAACTGTTCATTGTCTCCTGTAACTCTTAATATAAAACCCATTTTAGTTTTTAAAAATAGGTCCAATAGTATTTTTGTACTCAAAGCTAATATTAAAATTATAATTATAGGGGATACTGATGTATTAAACATAGAATTCACATTAAATAAGGGTATATTTGACTTCCCCATTATTCTTAAATTCACAGAATATAGAGCTATCATTACAAGTATAGAGGATAAAAGATTTGAAATTTTAAATTTAACATTTAAAACTCCAGTAACTAAACCTGCTATTGAACCTCCAATTAAAGCTATAATACATGCAAATATTGGATTAATATTATTAACAAGACATACTGCTGCAAGAGACGCTCCTAGAGGAAAGGTCCCATCTACAGAAAGATCAGGAAAATCTAATATCTTATAGGTTATATAAACTCCCATAGAGGTTATGGAGAAGATTAAACCTTGTTCTAAAACATTAATTATAAAATCCATTACTGAACACCTCCAGTAACCTTCTTAGCCTTATTTTCAATATCTTTAGGCATATCTATATTTAATTTTTTTACAGCATCTTCATTTATAACAATAGACATATCTTTTGAAGTCTCTATAGGCATGTCCTCTACTTTTTTTCCGTTTATAACCTCTACTGCCATAATTCCTGTTTGAAAACCTAATTTGTAATAGTCTATCCCATTAGTAGCTACAGCTCCTGCTTTAACATGAGCGCTTTCTGCACCTATTACTGGAATTTTTCTTTTATAACATTCATTTATAACTAAAGGCATAGAAGAAGCCATAGTATTATCTGTTGGAACATATAATACATCTATTTTTCCAAATAAAGAATTTAAAGATTGGGAAACTTCATTTACATTTGTTACTCCAGCTTCTTTTACTGTAAATCCCATTTTACTTCCTTCTTCTTTTGCCATTTTCACCTGAAGTTCTGAATTTTTTTCACTGGTATTGTATACAATTCCTATATTTTTAGCTTTTGGAATTAAGTTTTTAATAAGTTCAAATTGCTTATCTATAGGTACATTATCTGAAGTACCTGTTACATTAGTTTCTGGTTTTTCAAGAGATTTTACTAAACCTGACTTTAAAGGATCTGTTACTGCAGTTATTAATATTGGTGTTTTTTTGCTACATTAAATGCCGCTTGTGCTGAGGGAGTTGCAATTGCAAAAATCAAATCTTGCCTTGAAGATGCAAAATTTTGAGCTATAGTTTGAGTATTTGCCATATCTCCTTGAGCATTTTGAAAATCAATTTTAATATTTTTGTTTTCTTCATATCCCTTAGATTTTAAGGCGTCAATAAATCCTTTTCTCGCTGAATCCAAGGCAGGATGCTCCACAAACTGTGAAATTCCAATATTAATTACTTTTTTGTCCTTTAAAATAGTTTTAGATTGAGAATCTGTTAAATTTTTACATCCTCCCAAAAAAGATAGACTCATAAAAAGAGCCATAAGACATGAAACTTTTTTCTTTCCTACCATGCTACCATCCTCCAATATATAATTTTAAAATAAAAAGCTCTCCTAAAGGAGAGCTAAATTAACTGAAAAAATCTACAAAAATCTCCTACTATCCTACTGCATTAATAACATATTATTAATGCTCTACATATATCCTTCAAAATCCTACAATACTTTCTACCTTGGCATAAAATTAAAAACTAAATTTTTAAAAATATGTGTAAAATGATACAGTATATTCTTAGTTTTGTCAATTAACTTTTATAAAAAATACCTATTCTTTTGGAACAGCTCTATGTCCAAGTCCAATAACAACTTCATTTAAATGTAGAAGACCAATGCTCATGAAAATACTTACACATAAGTGTTCTCCACTTCTTGATATGCCTATTTTCCCTCCTGCATTTAAACCACTAGCCTTTTCTACTACCTGAATCAAAGCTTCCTTTGTAGCACCTATAACTGCACCATCATAAACATGAGAATTATCAGGTATAAGCCTTCCTTTTTTGAAGCTACTAAAGCTCTTTCTATAATCTTTGGCATAGAATTATTTATGTTTCCCCCTATATTTACAGCAACGGTAACTAATCCTTTTTTTTATAATTTGCTTGTAGTTCTTCT is part of the Haloimpatiens sp. FM7315 genome and harbors:
- a CDS encoding protein kinase; translation: MSKIKEYYIDLDEKVECMLKKAKYIGKGHNGIIYMLPDGKIIKIFIDPKVCDDEYFILKKAYKSKYFPKVHSYGKYYIIRDYVKGKRLDSYIKKHGLDRKISSNLIKLIKEFKKLGFTRLDIRCKDLYVQEDLSIMVIDPKNNYSKEVAYPRHLMKGLSKINVLDEFLSVVKEEEPEFYELWDYRIKKYLELDIK
- a CDS encoding ABC transporter permease gives rise to the protein MDFIINVLEQGLIFSITSMGVYITYKILDFPDLSVDGTFPLGASLAAVCLVNNINPIFACIIALIGGSIAGLVTGVLNVKFKISNLLSSILVMIALYSVNLRIMGKSNIPLFNVNSMFNTSVSPIIIILILALSTKILLDLFLKTKMGFILRVTGDNEQLVTSLGVNKNVIKIIGLMFSNALVAFSGAIFSQYQGFADVGMGTGIVVMGLAAVIMGESLLGQLSFVKGSTMALFGAILYKGSIAIALRLGLPATDLKLITAVIVVISLSLSNKKFNLKGKLCLKKGGDRIASNKKSVQSI